The Vitis vinifera cultivar Pinot Noir 40024 chromosome 1, ASM3070453v1 DNA segment GCTTGTAAAACCATGTTGCTACATGTATCTAATTTTTTGTATCACTATCTATTTGTATTTCACAGGTTCAGAAAAAGCTCTTAAGTGACAGTTTCGGCGAATGCGAAAGATTAGAGATCGATACTATGGAATAATAGGATGACAAATTTTAGAAAGAAGTGTGATTGCCTTGAAGGAATTGTAAACAGAGATCATCTCTGTTTTGTGACTGAAGGTTACTGCATTTAGTATTTGAGATATACTGAAACTGTGCGAGTATAAACCTATTTTTTGAGACTGGGCAGAAAGAATAACATTAAAACTTAACCACATTCAGCCACAAGATTGAAGATTGATTGCATCAAACCTAAAGCTAAATTGGGTTTTGTGGTGGAAGGCCTTTTGTAATCAGACAAGACATTGAAAGTATTGAAAGAAAAAGTAGCGGTAGGGGGTAGTAAATTAGTAATAATGTATAGGTGCTCTCTACCAACCAAGCTGAGGCGGCTACCTGAGTGAAAGTAAAGAATTACCAGAAGAGAGGAGTATGCATCTGTTTTAGCCTTAAATTTGATTGGTACAGTGCACCAATGATTAGGTCCTATGTTATGATAAACATCCACATCCATCCATTGGTGGGTGGATTTTGTTAGCATTACATTTTGTATCCCATGCCTCTCATTTCACTCCATTTCTCATCTACACCTCTTTTGCCATATGTAACATGAGAcacccttttttttctctttttgttttctttaatcaATTAGAGAAGAATTGGTTTATAATTGTGCAATCCAGATTACTGTTTAGAACAGGCTGTTCATGGTTATCATTATTTTGTGGGGTTGGGGGTGGGTGTTCAGAAGAACTTTATTAACTTGGTTCAATTGGGGCTCTGAGATATGGCTCCAAGTCCTCAAGACCTTGACCATGATAATTGGGCCACCCAAAGTTCAAGCTGGAAAGTCCATTTAGAAACAATTTTGCTAATGGAAACCTCACGCTGTCATATCATTAGAAGAGATGTACCAATCACATGAAGACTACATCTCTCCATCCAATATTCACCAAACGTTTTTTATTTCTGAAATTTTGTGCTTCCCAGATCTGTATATAAGCACCAATTCTTCACACCAAAACTCAacaattccacaaaatggcTTCACTGATGTGGGCCTGTGTCTCATCTTGCCTCTTCATTCTTGTAGCCATTGCTAATGCACAAGCACCTGCAGCCTCACCTTCTGTCTTGCCAACTCCCACGCCAGTTGCAGCCACACAGCCACCCTCAACTCCGGTCATACCCGCACCTGCAACCACTCCTGTAGCATCACCCTCTCCTAAAGTTTCGCCAGCTTCGAGCCCCACTGTCCCACCCCCTCAAGTTCCACCACCACCAAATCCACCAGTCTCAGCTCCAGTGCAACCACCAGTGCTACCATCGCCACCTGTTGCTTCACCTCCACCTCTGCCACCTTCCATACCACCACCACAGGTATCCCCAGCACCAGTCCAAGCACCACCACTGCCAGCACCAGCGCCCCCACCCCCAGTGCCCCCACCCCCCGTGCCAGCACCAGCGACCCCACCACCAGCGCCAGCACCAGCGCCTCCACCACCAGCGCCAGCACCAGTACCTGTACCTCCAACCCCAGCTCCAGCACCAGTACCAGTGCCCCCAGCCCCAGTCCCAGCACCAATTAGCGAGCCACCGGCACCTGCACCAGCCCCTACCAAGCACAAGCACAGGAGAAGGAGACACAAGCACAAGAAGCATCATCATCATGCACCAGCACCTGCACCAGTTACCCCAAGCCCCCCCGCACCACCTACAGTCCCTGAGGCTGAGGAAACGGCACCAGCTCCATCACCAAACTTGGTAATGTGTTCAGTCAgctaaaataattaatttctcaaCTTCCAGTTTAGTTTCTGAATGAAGCATATGCTTTTGAAAAGACAGAgtaatcaaatatcatccatCTCATTTGATCAtatcaaaatgttttaaatgactttttcctctttttggcAACAGAATGGAGGAATTGCGCTGTATCAACAGGGAGGTCTTGCAGCAATGTGGGCAAGGACCGCATTAGTTCTTGTTGCTGTGTTTGCTGTTTCGTGCTACAATTTCTAGTGATATTTGTTTTGTGGAGCCATGATTCTATAGCTTTACTTAAAAGGGGTTGGATTGTTTCAAATTTATGTCATAAGATCAATGAATTATTGATAGATGTAGAGAAGAATAAAACGAGAGATTTTGGTGGTTTggtatatttttcttattcaattGTTGCATGGtcaatatataataaaattgaatttgaactATACACCATTACAGAGGAAGGGATGTTTTAAGGAAAACCAGAACAGCTCAATGAACTTCAATGTTGCAtgtaaaatggaaaaagaaaaaatatagataaCTTAATTGCTGCATTTCAAACTTGATCTGTATTTGAGTCTGCACTGATATTCTCCCGCAAATCATACTCAACCACAAGGCCTAAATTATCAACCAATTTGTGATGCTGAAGACACCCTGCACACTGATGAGAAGAACTGCCTGTTGGTGATGATAGaccaaagatttaaaaaatatttaaaatgaaggACTATAAACCATCTTGCAGCACAGAAGTAAAATTTGAGTGTCTTTCAAATGTAAACAATGTGAAAACATACCTAATCAAACAGGTTGCTTTGATTGAAGGCATGGTAGGTATAAAGTCACTAGTACAGAAGTTCAAGCATGGCtaagaaacaattttatgtCTATAACAACTATACAAGGATAAATTTTGTTCCTTCATGGTATAACTGGAATAGAACCCTGaggggtagctcagttggtccGGCCTTGGGTTTGCCCCCCAATGATCACCAGTTCGAGTCCCCTCAAGGCCACTGGAGGTTTGCCCAATCGTTAATCAGGGCCACGTGGGATTAGTTGAGGTGCGTGTAAGCTGACCCGGACATCcacggttataaaaaaaaaaaactggaatAGCATATAGAGATTAAAGACACCTAGTTATAGAGAGAATCTAGTGGTGGAGCAAATGCCAAACAGGGAAAAGAACTATTGCAGAAGCAAACATTAAAGAAAGCAAACTCTAAAGAGTTGAATGGCAATGATAACCAAGCAACCGAACTACATGGAACCAGGCATAAACAGGTCATATCTACAGTATAACATATGTCACGCTTGCTTCTACAGAAGTACGCACTGCACTTGAAAACACAACCAAGCCAAGTTGCAACTTTGAAAATCCAATTGggttaaatattttatgttgattttattttcatctaaataaaatcctaacttcatcttataaaattttgacaatttcatgtttatatattctaaaaataactaaatcCCATATTCCattatctctctatatatatttttttgataggcaaacaaaaaCTCTGATTAAAGGCGTCCAACAAAATACCCATCATTCCTGTTTACTTTTTGAAGcaatcactaaaaaaaatgcaatgaaaATTGCATTTGCATCAGGCAGCATTTTCATCTGGCAGCATCCAATCAAGAATCAACTTAAAGGGTTCTCTACAAGGGCACATTTTTATGACAAGTGAAAATCATATTCAAGCAAGGGAAAATTTGACGTTAATGATCAATTCAAATGAATGTTAACTCCTAGGATACACCTTCCCCAACAAGTAGGAATATCAATTCATATTTTCATGAGCAAGTAGAAACCTATCTTTATAAACACATGTAACATGATTCTTCCAATGCATATAATGGATACAAATTACAGTGACAGCTAAACATCCTTGACaaacaaatgaagaaaagatgaattttaataacattatCATCATCAAGAAACGTATCACAGGAAATCCAACATGATAGCAATGACCAGAACAAATACCTGCACAAAAACAGTCCCCCGTTCAAAGGCTAATCGATTTATAAGCCTTTCTGTTCTTTCACCACAAGCATCACAAGTAAATTGCACAATCAAACTTCTTCTTGGGAGTTTTATGTCAATACTTGCTTCCTACATGAAGGAAATGCCAAAGAAGATAGAGATCCCTTCAAGCAATCAGtaagaagaaaaatacataACTTCTAGAGGTTGTATGATCTTACAagaattctttaataaaaataaaaacaaatcataGAACTTTGAGCATGGTTACTTTTCAGTCATAAAATCGCTTCATCTTCAAATCATTCAAAGCATTCTAGAAGTTCCTGACTTCCCAAAcaagcaaaagaaccccaaattTATCccactaaattaaaaaaattccagaATTATCCATATTTCTAATCATTCCAAGTTATTCAAAATAATAGTAGAATGCAAACCCATCATAATCCTTTTCTTGACATGAATCCGGATTTGATGTTGGAAACACCTACAGCTCTGAATATAAACCATTCTTTCTTCTACATAGAACCATTCACCCTCAAATtcattcttgatttttctcCAAACCATTCCCATTCTTGATTTTTTACAAGTCTCTCCTGAATtcagaaaatttcaaattctgaACAACTACTGACCATTTGAATTTCCAATGGTTCCTGAAtcctgaatttttttattacagaATATACAGTTAAATGCTTTCTAAAACCCGGACAGACCAAAACAGTTCAAAACAAATAGATAAATAGAAGAAAGCAAGAAATGAAAGCCCCTACTTGCATTCAGTGcgtaaattgaaaaaaaaaatgcttgagCAATGTCAAAAACCATTGGAAATGAATAAGGCATTGGTGGATTGCAAATGGTTAATGCaaattaaatgaaagaaaaataccaATAATTAATTAAGCTTAAGCTAAAATATTATCATACTGAGCAAGAATCATCAGAAACGGAGTTTGAATGAGAGGAAGATGACACTGAAGGTCCTAATTCCAGGTTCGCTTCAGAATTGCCATCCCGAAACCCAGAAGCAGCCAAAACCCGAAACCCATATTTTGGTGCTACTGTTGTAGTAGGAGAAACCCTCAAtctgaaaataatattaaataaacaaGGGTTCTAATAGTTCGATTTGAAAAGTAAAAGAgcatcaaaacaaaaaacacaaagagaaaccctagaTGGGAATCAAGATTAATGACCTGGAAAATCTGGTCTTGGGTCTGAAGAAGACAGTGGATGGAGCAGGAAGTTCAAGTGTTGTGGTGGTGAAGGACGAGTGGAGAGAAGAAATGGTGGGAAGAGCCCTGCACGTGGTTGCAGCCATTGATGGGGTGTTTACAGtttgattcaaattttcaaaaaggcctttttatcaattttttttggtgggaaaaaaaccctaaccctaattcTGTTACCAACCCGAACCCCAAAATACCAACTTTTTTCGTTTGTTAACAACGCTGATACGCGACGACGACGTTTGATTTGCTCCGTTTTGTGGCCAGCGATCGTAAACAAAACCAAGGACGAAAATATGGTGAAATATTTATCGGTAATACAAGTAAAATATcaatcataaatgaaaaaaaaataatcattgaaaatttgaagatatATTAGATATATCGATGAAAAAtcgataaaaaattaaattattataaataaattaattttaattatcttataatttattttgtatactaattaaatataaaacaaatataaaatcataaataaaattatgaatatttttaaataaaaatattttgtatcaaaatgtaccaatattttataaataaaaatcataaatatatttaagtaACATAATTAGTAgatttgtaataatttatttttaaattagtataacattgaatttaaattagtatatttttataattaattaatatatttttaatagaggtaagtaaattaacttaatatagtaatatatttaaatcacatgattagtatatttgtaataatttaatttcataatgAGTCTAtacttacaaaattcatatttcttatccgacactatataattaaatttaatatcacaaatcatgccatacatatattaatttcttcaataaaacaactttaaaatatctattatatttataatttcattttttagagtttttttcttacattttcataagttttaatgaatttttggtctatcaaatattttgtatcataatatctatcaatatatccgtaaaatctaaatatagatatatccgtgattattaatatatttatctttaaacAAAACATACTAAAACGGAGAAATATTTACTACAATAACAATCCACCAAAACAACCTCcgtttcatttctttttcatgtttCCCCATTTGCTAGTAGAGTCTTACTTCAATCTTAATCCTGAGATTTGGgcattctttttttctcaactccGTAAGGTTTTTCAACACTGAGTGctaacaaaatttgattaaaaatcaaTGCAGCAATCTTCAAATCAACCCGGGTTTTGGTGGGTGCTGGACTGGTTGATTTATACTCAAAAACTTTGGCAATTGACAGGGATCTCTCAGAAGAAACACTGTCCATGGAAAATGAACATTACTGATGTTTGTGTTGAGGGTTCATCTTTGGTGACAATGATGGAAAGAATATATACTGGTGTCAACTAGATATTAACACAAGGGCACTTTATTTCACTGTCATTCAATTGATGAAGATTTTGTATACAAGTATAAGCCATTTCCCAGACCTCAAGACTGAATAATAGACAGGGAGATGACATCTTGTCACATCAACTTGTATAAGGACAATTAGGTTCCTTTCTGAACCATATGGCCAAAGAAGTAAAGAACATCTGTGACATTCCAAATCTATTCCTTGAGCAACTGTTGCCAATGGGCATCAGTCTTCATCATCCACTTCATGAAAAGGAAGTGGCACTGTTTTAACAGCTCTGAACTTGCCTGCATTATTTAGATGCTCATTCTCCAACCTGGGCCATGACAGACAATTCTTCATTAGCTCAACTAGAGTGGGAGATATGAGTATTGTTGACAGTTACATGTGTGTGTAATAAAGAGTTGGATCCTCTGAAAGTTGGGAAATCCCATGTTACCTGTAGAAATTCCACTGTCCTCTTCTAATGACTTCAAGGGCAGCTAAAAATAGCCCGGTTACTCTGTAATCGACACCTTCAAAGTTGGAATGGAGAACAGTTTGCAACCAAGCAAGCCTGAGAACAAGGTTCAGTCCCTGCATGACATATCAAATATTTGTTCAAAAGCTTGACCTTGAGAAGTACAAAGTTTGCTTATATAATGTGTACTTCAAGATCTTTCCATTTTATAAATGGCCTTCTACAAGTAGATTTTAAGAATTTGTTATAATCCCTTTGAGACTTGCTCAGTGATATTGATGATCTGAAAAGCTAAGCTAATTTTCTGTTTAGAATCAATGGTTGGTTAGTGGGTTGAGATGGGTGCAGACTGAATCCTAATTGCCCATAGGAAGCTTAAGAAATTTCAGTGCAGGGAGAGAGGGTTCTAACATATACCATGGAGAAGTAGTAAATGATTTTTCGGCGAAGCATTAATTCATTTCTTAGCCAGGGGTTCTTGGAATGGAACTGGAGCAAACCCCAATCTCTTACATAGTCCCAATACAATTGATACACTGTTGCAGCACTTGACATAACCACAACAAGGCAAAGCCATCCAACACTCCTCTCCTTCTCATAGGCCACTTTGGCTCCTGCTGCTAACATCGCCGATACATATTTGCCCAGATTAACCAGATGGGTCGTCTGTCCTTCATCAAACCATCGCCTGGCACACTGCAAAAGCCCAATCAAGCAGAATCCTTATTAGGAATATTGTACTGCTTTGGAAAATTTCTGCAATATGAGCAAATCTCAAGTTCTAGTTTAAGCAGAAAGGTTGATTATAAACCTGCATAGCTCTCCAGTAATAAGGCAAGAAGGAAACAGCATAAGCAAGATCTCTGTAGTGCTTGGTCCTCATGCAGAACCCATAGTCCTGAGTTTTGAAGCTTCCTGTTATATAGTAACAAGCCACATACTCAAGGTTCCTGAGCATCGGCACCTATTAAACCATAAAGATATTCTAATAAATCAGCCACTCATACAAGTTAAAGGCTTCTGATTAGCTAACAAAGAGGCTTGATTTGTGATCAAACCTACCTGACTACAGAGTTGGTCAGCCATGAAGAAATCCAGCATGACAACCTGCAAAGGCAATAAGATAAATCAGTTAAAAAGGGAGCTGGCATAAAACTTTGTTTTTAATGTTCAACAAGAAAATTTCTGCTTATGCCTTTGTAATTTTCCGAATATGCGATCATGACTAATACCTTGTAGAGAGGGGACAAAATGGTATTCCTTATCACCCGAAGGAAACGATAACGGCTTGATTTATATATGATGTTGAAGGGGCACACAAGTAGTAGCAAGAATAGCTGTATAAAGATGAAAGTTGAAATTCTAGGTTATGAccaactaaaaaatatgctaTGTCAATTTCAAGTTCAGAACAATATATTGTAGGCTAGAAGAATTACCAGGCACAGCAGACCGGGGATGGCTTGAACTCGGCTATATGAATTCCCTTTTGCCACAAGTGATAAGTGAACAAACATAACCCCCACCACAGCAGTCATTGACGTAGTACAGATCAAAAAGACATCTCTGTATTTAAGCTCCTTGGTGGGAGCCAGCTCAAAGATGAAGCTATAATTTATACGAGCCTTTCTCCACATGACAATGTTGCAACCATACAAAAAGAAGTGTAGAAACAGTAGACTGAACATGCTGCAAAAAGAGCAGTCTGTAATATTAGATG contains these protein-coding regions:
- the LOC100250970 gene encoding uncharacterized protein LOC100250970 isoform X2, whose product is MAATTCRALPTISSLHSSFTTTTLELPAPSTVFFRPKTRFSRLRVSPTTTVAPKYGFRVLAASGFRDGNSEANLELGPSVSSSSHSNSVSDDSCSEASIDIKLPRRSLIVQFTCDACGERTERLINRLAFERGTVFVQAVLLISVQGVFSITNWLII
- the LOC100254256 gene encoding lysine-rich arabinogalactan protein 19, with translation MASLMWACVSSCLFILVAIANAQAPAASPSVLPTPTPVAATQPPSTPVIPAPATTPVASPSPKVSPASSPTVPPPQVPPPPNPPVSAPVQPPVLPSPPVASPPPLPPSIPPPQVSPAPVQAPPLPAPAPPPPVPPPPVPAPATPPPAPAPAPPPPAPAPVPVPPTPAPAPVPVPPAPVPAPISEPPAPAPAPTKHKHRRRRHKHKKHHHHAPAPAPVTPSPPAPPTVPEAEETAPAPSPNLNGGIALYQQGGLAAMWARTALVLVAVFAVSCYNF
- the LOC100250970 gene encoding mitochondrial protein import protein ZIM17 isoform X1, producing MAATTCRALPTISSLHSSFTTTTLELPAPSTVFFRPKTRFSRLRVSPTTTVAPKYGFRVLAASGFRDGNSEANLELGPSVSSSSHSNSVSDDSCSEASIDIKLPRRSLIVQFTCDACGERTERLINRLAFERGTVFVQCAGCLQHHKLVDNLGLVVEYDLRENISADSNTDQV